From Miscanthus floridulus cultivar M001 chromosome 15, ASM1932011v1, whole genome shotgun sequence, the proteins below share one genomic window:
- the LOC136508457 gene encoding chloroplast stem-loop binding protein of 41 kDa b, chloroplastic-like has product MAATASLKSSLLLPSPISDFSGAAVSISAQKRRSSWQPRGARVQVSAAADSKNILVMGGTRFIGVFLSRILVKEGHQVTLFTRGKAPITQQLPGESDAEHAEFSSKVQHLKGDRQDFEFVKSSLAARGYDVVYDINGREAVEVEPIIDALPNLEQYIYCSSAGVYLKSDILPHCEVDAVDPKSRHKGKLETEKLLTSRGVNWTSIRPVYIYGPLNYNPVEEWFFHRLKAGRPIPIPGAGNQITQLGHVKDLARAFNLVLGNPKASQQIFNISGAKYVTFDGLARACAKAGGFPEPELVHYNPKDFDFGKKKAFPFRDQHFFASVEKAISELGWTPEFDLVEGLTDSYNLDFGRGTFRKAADFTTDDMILDKKLATV; this is encoded by the exons ATGGCGGCCACAGCGTCCCTGAAGAGCAGCCTTCTCCTCCCGTCTCCTATCTCCGACTTCAGCGGCGCAGCCGTCTCCATCTCAGCGCAG AAGAGGAGATCATCATGGCAGCCAAGGGGGGCGAGGGTACAGGTCTCGGCGGCAGCGGACTCCAAGAACATTCTGGTGATGGGGGGAACAAGGTTCATTGGGGTCTTCCTGTCCAGGATCCTTGTCAAGGAGGGCCATCAG GTTACGTTGTTCACTAGGGGAAAGGCACCCATAACTCAGCAGCTGCCAGGGGAGTCCGACGCAGAGCACGCAGAGTTCTCCTCCAAG GTTCAGCACTTGAAAGGTGACAGGCAGGACTTCGAATTTGTCAAGTCAAGCCTTGCTGCTAGGGGATACGATGTCGTTTACGACATCAATG GACGTGAGGCTGTCGAAGTTGAGCCTATAATTGACGCCTTGCCTAACCTGGAACA GTACATATATTGCTCATCGGCAGGAGTATACCTGAAATCTGACATTCTTCCGCACTGTGAG GTTGACGCGGTGGACCCCAAGAGCCGTCACAAGGGAAAGCTGGAGACGGAGAAACTGCTGACGTCGCGCGGCGTGAACTGGACGTCCATCAGGCCCGTGTACATCTACGGCCCGCTCAACTATAACCCCGTGGAGGAGTGGTTCTTCCACCGGCTCAAGGCCGGccgccccatccccatccccggcGCCGGCAACCAGATCACCCAGCTCGGCCATGTCAAG GATCTGGCAAGAGCCTTCAACCTGGTGCTCGGCAACCCCAAGGCGAGCCAGCAGATCTTCAACATCTCCGGGGCCAAGTACGTCACATTCGACGGCCTTGCGCGGGCCTGCGCAAAG GCTGGAGGGTTCCCTGAGCCGGAGCTTGTCCACTACAACCCCAAGGACTTCGACTTCGGCAAGAAGAAGGCTTTCCCCTTCAGGGACCAG CACTTCTTTGCATCTGTGGAGAAGGCGATCAGCGAGCTCGGGTGGACGCCGGAGTTCGACCTCGTCGAGGGGCTCACCGACTCGTACAACCTCGACTTCGGCCGCGGCACGTTCCGGAAGGCGGCTGACTTTACTACAGACGACATGATCCTCGACAAGAAGCTTGCCACCGTCTGA
- the LOC136509282 gene encoding putative cyclin-dependent kinase F-2, with product MEHYERLGKIGEGTSGVVYKARDRRTGETVAIKRLRAGAGIGDAFDETFRREVRCLEACRGHPCLVELLAAHRDPAGGGTGAFLVMEHAGRSLSEVMRQDYLAERRPFPEAEARRVMRRLLEGVSAMHARGLLHRDLKPDNVLLDGRGGVKICDFGLSRAADNGTGGAPYTPGVATLWYRAPELILGSGDYDAGVDTWALGCIMAELLAGGPPLFPGRSEMDQLNRVFDTLGMQDMPSWPGFARLPRAGSPLCRRGRPPSRLRELFPALSAAGFDVLAGLLACRPDRRLTAADALQCPWFADAAAVAPEALPDQPRASCCAAGFAAGVAGVAEAILA from the coding sequence ATGGAGCACTACGAGCGGCTTGGCAAGATCGGAGAAGGCACGTCGGGGGTCGTCTACAAGGCCCGCGACCGCCGCACCGGCGAGACCGTCGCCATCAAGCGCctccgcgccggcgccggcatcGGCGACGCGTTCGACGAGACGTTCCGCCGCGAGGTGCGCTGCCTCGAGGCGTGCCGCGGCCACCCCTGCCTCGTCGAGCTCCTTGCCGCGCACCGCGACCCCGCGGGCGGCGGCACAGGCGCGTTCCTCGTGATGGAGCACGCCGGGCGGAGCCTGTCAGAGGTCATGCGGCAGGACTACCTCGCCGAGCGGCGGCCGTTCCCGGAGGCCGAGGCGCGCCGCGTGATGCGGCGGCTCTTGGAGGGCGTGTCCGCGATGCACGCGCGCGGCCTTCTGCACCGGGACCTCAAGCCCGACAACGTCCTCCTCGACGGCCGCGGCGGCGTCAAGATCTGCGACTTCGGGCTGTCGCGCGCAGCGGACAACGGTACCGGCGGCGCGCCGTACACGCCGGGGGTGGCGACGCTGTGGTACCGCGCGCCGGAGCTGATCCTGGGGTCCGGGGACTACGATGCGGGCGTCGACACGTGGGCGCTCGGCTGCATCATGGCCGAGCTCCTCGCCGGCGGCCCGCCGCTGTTCCCCGGGAGGTCGGAGATGGACCAACTCAACAGGGTGTTCGACACGCTGGGGATGCAGGACATGCCGTCCTGGCCGGGCTTCGCGCGCCTGCCGCGCGCCGGGTCGCCGCTCTGCCGGCGCGGCAGGCCTCCCAGCAGGCTCCGGGAGCTCTTCCCGGCGCTGTCGGCTGCCGGGTTCGACGTCTTGGCCGGGCTGCTGGCGTGCAGGCCGGACAGGCGCCTCACCGCCGCGGACGCGCTCCAGTGCCCATGGTTCGCGGATGCCGCCGCGGTGGCACCTGAGGCCTTGCCTGATCAGCCGCGCGCTTCGTGCTGCGCCGCCGGCTTCGCTGCAGGTGTCGCTGGTGTTGCCGAGGCAATCCTAGCGTAG